Proteins found in one Lichenicola cladoniae genomic segment:
- a CDS encoding DNA adenine methylase, whose protein sequence is MLLRMGYLGSKAASGAYQAIIALMPPHDTYVDLFAGSGAVLLRKPPAARSYAVDLDRAALDRVPDDFPGLVKHHGCAFRFIDDFNYARSGRTLIYADPPYLHATRTSSKRYRHELTDDDHRALLQRLMLSSASVIVSGYPSDLYDFMLSGWPSVSFQVMTRGGPRTERLWFNFPPGSTVQWASYAGRDFTHRQQIKRKAARWAAKYRELPPCERLAVLASLLEADAVPGDRA, encoded by the coding sequence ATGCTGCTGCGCATGGGATACCTCGGCAGCAAGGCGGCCTCCGGGGCCTATCAGGCGATCATCGCCCTGATGCCGCCGCACGATACCTACGTGGACCTGTTCGCGGGGTCAGGCGCCGTGCTGCTGCGGAAGCCGCCGGCCGCCCGGTCCTACGCCGTCGATCTTGACCGCGCCGCGCTCGACCGGGTGCCCGACGACTTCCCCGGCCTGGTGAAGCACCATGGCTGCGCCTTCCGCTTCATAGACGACTTCAACTATGCCAGATCCGGCCGGACACTTATCTATGCCGACCCGCCCTACCTGCACGCGACCCGCACAAGCTCGAAGCGGTATCGGCACGAGCTGACCGACGACGACCACCGGGCCCTCCTGCAACGCCTCATGCTGTCTTCAGCCTCCGTGATCGTCTCGGGCTACCCGTCTGATCTCTACGACTTCATGCTGTCGGGATGGCCCTCGGTGTCGTTCCAGGTCATGACACGCGGCGGACCCCGCACGGAACGGCTCTGGTTCAATTTCCCGCCCGGCTCGACGGTGCAATGGGCAAGCTACGCCGGCCGGGACTTCACCCATCGGCAACAGATCAAGCGCAAGGCGGCACGCTGGGCGGCGAAGTACCGCGAGCTGCCACCCTGCGAACGGCTGGCCGTCCTCGCCAGTCTCCTGGAAGCCGATGCGGTTCCTGGTGATCGCGCATAG
- a CDS encoding type IV secretory system conjugative DNA transfer family protein: protein MIDLAEWPLPAKAALATLGAAALVALWSVLASTIFLAGTGLIGQHHGLPFADWWLYWWFYGFQHPAVGLWLKLSAGVAIGVPLLLFGIAVARKGLPGSNRLLHGSTQWARRGELRENGLLAGFGGLYLGKLGSRRYLRFDGPEHVACYAPTRSGKGVGLVIPNCLLYEASLVCLDVKKENWAASAGIRARAGQRVYLFDPLSPDGRTARYNPLSYVRRGTIDAIDDIQRIAGMLFPEEQGNGKFFSDSARSAFIGATAYLGETEGSNFSLGSVLRLFTRTSAAPEMLEAMSERAFQGKPYSEPCMTALEDYLSGNADTVADIRKTVTSKLNLWINPRIDAATSESDFDLRDLRRHLCAIYVGVTPDNIARLQPLLSLFFQQLVDLTVQVLPQFDPEAKHQVLMLLDEFPLLGPMPVLANAFSYVAGYNIRMMLVMQSKAQLRDPDLYGPDKATAILDNCGVEVVFGTKNLELAKELSDRLGNDTVSGVSRSGPRFWSAFRSKAANQTESDQARPLLLPQEILMLKKREAIVLRAAMHPCKVRRIRHFKDRFFTRLVIAPPSIQPIEVINRVRRVPDQKAGAQPTAASGATPPAAATQEASPAPTTPAPVKKAAGRDKAKPKAPIGEVCEEMGALPASGSTSQPAASLSANPAPEPAPADTPTLRPHQANGLVAGLMGTNVDLSQYALKDGKAMLASLLDGVPTVESSKRGRSAAA from the coding sequence ATGATCGACCTGGCCGAATGGCCGCTCCCCGCTAAGGCCGCCCTCGCCACCCTCGGCGCCGCGGCGCTCGTCGCCCTCTGGTCGGTGCTCGCATCGACCATCTTCCTGGCCGGAACCGGCTTGATCGGTCAGCACCACGGCCTGCCATTCGCCGACTGGTGGCTGTACTGGTGGTTCTACGGTTTCCAGCATCCTGCTGTCGGCCTATGGCTCAAGCTCTCGGCCGGCGTGGCGATCGGCGTCCCGCTGCTGCTGTTCGGCATCGCCGTGGCTCGCAAGGGCCTGCCGGGCAGCAACCGCCTGCTGCACGGGTCCACCCAATGGGCCAGACGGGGCGAGCTGCGCGAGAACGGCCTGTTGGCCGGCTTCGGGGGCCTCTACCTCGGCAAGCTCGGCTCCCGCCGCTACCTGCGCTTCGACGGTCCTGAGCACGTCGCTTGCTACGCTCCTACCCGCTCGGGCAAGGGCGTTGGCCTGGTGATCCCGAACTGCCTGCTGTACGAGGCGAGCTTGGTCTGCCTCGACGTGAAGAAGGAGAATTGGGCGGCCTCGGCCGGCATCCGCGCCAGGGCCGGTCAACGGGTCTATCTGTTCGACCCTTTGTCTCCGGACGGTCGGACAGCTCGATACAACCCGCTGAGCTATGTCCGACGCGGCACCATCGACGCGATCGATGACATACAGCGCATCGCGGGCATGCTGTTCCCGGAAGAACAGGGCAACGGCAAGTTCTTCTCCGATAGCGCCAGGTCGGCCTTCATAGGTGCTACTGCCTACCTTGGTGAGACCGAGGGCTCCAATTTTTCCCTCGGCTCGGTCCTGCGGCTTTTCACCAGGACCAGCGCCGCCCCCGAGATGCTTGAAGCGATGAGCGAGCGGGCCTTTCAGGGGAAGCCCTATTCGGAGCCGTGCATGACGGCTCTGGAGGACTATCTATCCGGCAATGCCGATACCGTTGCCGATATTCGCAAGACCGTTACCTCGAAGCTCAACCTTTGGATCAACCCAAGAATCGATGCAGCAACTTCGGAGAGTGACTTCGATCTCCGGGATTTGCGGCGTCATCTTTGTGCGATCTATGTTGGCGTGACACCGGACAATATCGCCCGGCTTCAACCATTGCTTTCTCTATTCTTTCAGCAGCTTGTCGATCTAACTGTTCAAGTGCTGCCACAGTTTGACCCGGAGGCAAAGCACCAGGTGCTGATGCTGCTGGACGAGTTCCCCTTGCTGGGGCCGATGCCGGTCCTGGCGAACGCCTTTAGCTACGTCGCGGGCTACAATATTCGCATGATGCTGGTGATGCAGAGCAAGGCGCAGCTCCGCGATCCCGACCTGTACGGCCCTGACAAGGCGACCGCGATCCTCGACAACTGCGGTGTGGAGGTTGTGTTCGGCACTAAGAACCTCGAGTTGGCGAAGGAGCTGAGCGACCGCCTTGGCAATGACACCGTAAGCGGTGTCAGCCGGTCCGGCCCGCGGTTCTGGAGCGCGTTCCGGTCCAAGGCCGCGAACCAAACCGAAAGCGATCAGGCCCGCCCGCTGCTGCTGCCGCAGGAAATCCTCATGCTCAAGAAGCGGGAGGCGATCGTGCTGCGCGCAGCCATGCACCCCTGCAAGGTCCGCCGCATCCGCCATTTCAAGGATCGCTTCTTCACGCGCCTTGTCATCGCCCCTCCGTCCATACAGCCGATCGAGGTCATCAATCGCGTTCGCCGCGTCCCGGATCAGAAGGCAGGCGCGCAGCCGACCGCGGCCTCTGGTGCCACTCCTCCCGCAGCAGCGACCCAGGAAGCCAGCCCGGCACCGACGACACCAGCTCCGGTCAAGAAAGCGGCTGGCCGGGACAAAGCGAAGCCCAAGGCGCCGATCGGCGAGGTCTGCGAGGAAATGGGCGCCCTGCCTGCATCAGGCTCTACCAGTCAGCCTGCCGCAAGCCTGTCAGCAAACCCAGCGCCGGAGCCGGCGCCGGCTGACACCCCCACGCTGCGTCCGCATCAAGCCAATGGCCTCGTGGCCGGCTTGATGGGTACGAATGTGGACCTGAGCCAGTACGCCCTCAAGGACGGCAAGGCGATGCTCGCTTCGCTCCTTGATGGTGTGCCGACCGTCGAATCATCGAAACGAGGAAGGAGCGCCGCCGCCTGA
- a CDS encoding LPD7 domain-containing protein: MALLDRIKDATKPTNTVEEVKQRQDQAPPPDLHRASPAGPSVAPQGEARKAASEAKAPAYAAEPEAIRRAYYVEEQGSQRRYYDDYKKTALAIRADDTAISSKREDLTTIRAILTLAESRGWQEVKVNGSAEFKREAWIEAAARGITAQGYKASDVDRQEADRRRAEQGPSVRPPPQAPEGNEVRQAASRATPAPSPASPTVLTPTPQAPAQQAPSTEKQAPGSPTPRPPVAERPEAGPKVEPNAAPAQQDPASPKVDHRKALREATAELSQDGRLVLAAVSGKIDREINRVGNEGKAELKAYFATELLKKERAEGPVVLSPELKRVAAAPEPAQQQKAAEPERQPERQVERQPERRIEPEEPRRTRRR, translated from the coding sequence ATGGCACTGCTTGACCGCATAAAGGATGCGACCAAGCCGACGAACACCGTCGAGGAAGTGAAGCAGCGGCAGGATCAGGCACCCCCCCCAGACTTGCACCGTGCAAGTCCGGCGGGGCCATCGGTCGCCCCCCAAGGCGAGGCCAGGAAGGCCGCCAGCGAGGCTAAGGCCCCGGCCTACGCAGCGGAGCCGGAGGCTATCAGGCGGGCCTACTACGTCGAGGAACAGGGCTCCCAGCGGCGCTACTACGATGATTATAAGAAGACGGCGCTCGCGATTCGCGCCGACGACACCGCCATCAGCAGCAAGCGCGAGGACCTAACCACCATCCGCGCCATCCTGACCCTGGCCGAAAGCCGGGGATGGCAGGAGGTAAAGGTCAACGGGTCTGCGGAATTCAAGCGCGAGGCGTGGATCGAGGCAGCAGCGCGCGGCATCACCGCCCAGGGCTACAAGGCAAGCGATGTCGACCGGCAGGAGGCCGATCGTCGCCGCGCGGAGCAAGGCCCGTCTGTCCGCCCGCCGCCGCAGGCACCGGAGGGCAACGAGGTCCGCCAGGCGGCATCACGCGCAACCCCTGCGCCCTCTCCCGCAAGCCCCACGGTGCTGACGCCGACGCCCCAAGCTCCGGCGCAACAGGCACCCTCGACCGAGAAACAAGCTCCCGGCTCGCCCACGCCGCGGCCGCCCGTTGCCGAGAGGCCGGAGGCTGGCCCCAAGGTGGAACCCAACGCTGCGCCTGCACAGCAGGACCCCGCGTCGCCGAAGGTCGATCATCGCAAGGCGCTTCGTGAGGCGACAGCCGAGCTGTCGCAGGACGGGCGGCTCGTTCTGGCGGCGGTATCCGGGAAAATCGACCGGGAGATCAACAGGGTCGGCAACGAGGGCAAGGCCGAGTTGAAGGCGTACTTTGCCACTGAGCTGTTGAAGAAGGAAAGGGCCGAAGGGCCGGTCGTCCTCTCCCCCGAGCTGAAGCGAGTCGCCGCAGCGCCCGAGCCGGCACAGCAGCAGAAGGCGGCTGAGCCGGAGCGTCAGCCGGAGCGCCAGGTCGAGCGTCAGCCCGAGCGGCGCATCGAGCCCGAAGAACCCCGCCGCACCCGTAGGCGGTAG
- a CDS encoding relaxase/mobilization nuclease domain-containing protein produces MKIRGSGSSRSPSLSSAAKARLRRIVNRTPEVVVKITGRSRGIVHLKQHLDYITRNGRLLGETQDGTKIATRADVRELHDDWLVANALTERGKPNPKAAQSVGVILSMRAGTPPDRLHEAARTWARESLPNNDWLMVRHEDKDHPHVHVTVRAVGYDGRRLVTGPADLQRWRETFARELRRHGIEAEATPRQARGAVRRSDRPALHRLTERGTEPNVVKRRTMEAVRDASPARSQKDPAWERAVQQRQQKIRDTYLAHASTLEGGDGADRRLALDLRAFAAGLPVPLSRRQTLAASLRPAQPQQEPRRDPLASPIGEPASYGPPGPSGEQVPAPGDQGRQHRRR; encoded by the coding sequence GTGAAAATCAGGGGGAGCGGGTCATCCCGCTCCCCCTCTCTTTCATCGGCAGCGAAGGCCAGGCTGCGCCGGATCGTCAACCGGACGCCCGAAGTCGTGGTGAAGATCACCGGCCGGTCGCGCGGGATCGTTCACCTCAAGCAACACCTCGACTACATCACGCGCAACGGACGCCTCCTGGGCGAGACCCAGGACGGAACCAAGATCGCGACGCGCGCCGACGTGCGCGAGCTGCACGATGACTGGCTCGTGGCGAACGCTCTGACCGAACGTGGCAAGCCTAACCCGAAGGCGGCCCAATCGGTCGGCGTGATCCTGTCCATGCGGGCCGGCACCCCGCCCGATCGCCTCCATGAAGCGGCGCGCACCTGGGCTCGCGAAAGCCTGCCCAACAACGACTGGCTGATGGTCCGGCATGAAGACAAGGACCACCCGCACGTCCACGTCACGGTCAGGGCTGTAGGGTATGACGGGCGACGCCTCGTCACCGGCCCGGCCGATCTACAGAGATGGCGGGAGACGTTCGCGCGCGAGCTGCGCCGGCACGGCATCGAGGCCGAAGCGACGCCTCGCCAGGCGCGCGGCGCTGTACGCCGGTCCGACCGCCCTGCTCTCCACCGACTGACGGAACGAGGCACCGAGCCGAACGTCGTCAAGCGCCGGACCATGGAGGCGGTCCGCGACGCCTCTCCTGCGCGCTCGCAGAAGGACCCTGCCTGGGAACGCGCGGTGCAGCAGCGGCAGCAGAAAATCCGGGATACATACCTGGCACATGCCTCGACCTTGGAAGGCGGCGACGGAGCCGATCGGCGTCTCGCGCTCGATCTTCGGGCCTTCGCTGCCGGACTGCCTGTGCCACTCTCCAGGCGTCAGACCCTCGCGGCGAGCCTACGGCCGGCGCAGCCTCAGCAGGAGCCTCGCCGCGACCCTCTCGCCAGCCCGATAGGGGAGCCCGCTTCCTACGGGCCGCCCGGTCCCTCCGGCGAGCAAGTGCCAGCACCCGGCGATCAGGGCAGACAGCATCGTCGGCGCTGA
- a CDS encoding DUF2726 domain-containing protein — MKVWLGIGVLVFLALAYVARSGRPGTAPRNMDALPLPAGTVHAKPLLSGWEKAAIDQLARQLPKTHRLCPQVRLLDMLSVRDGNRARWRTTCNRLGSKSVDFAVIDQAGRVTLVVELNDSSHDRPERRHRDKLVRAALDQAGIPLAVFRPGQPLDLAPWRGLDRETGSVAAYRPSKPYRSSLRA, encoded by the coding sequence GTGAAGGTATGGCTTGGGATCGGCGTGCTGGTCTTCCTCGCCCTGGCCTATGTGGCCCGGTCGGGGCGCCCAGGGACGGCGCCGCGCAACATGGACGCGCTCCCGCTGCCCGCGGGGACAGTCCACGCCAAGCCGCTGCTCAGCGGCTGGGAGAAGGCGGCGATCGACCAGCTCGCCCGCCAACTGCCCAAGACGCATCGGCTTTGCCCGCAGGTCCGGTTGCTCGACATGCTATCAGTCAGGGATGGAAACCGCGCCAGGTGGCGCACCACCTGCAACCGTCTCGGTTCCAAGAGCGTAGATTTCGCCGTGATCGACCAGGCGGGCCGCGTAACGCTGGTTGTCGAGTTGAACGACAGCAGCCACGACCGCCCAGAGCGCCGTCATCGCGACAAGCTCGTCCGTGCTGCCCTCGACCAGGCTGGGATACCACTCGCCGTCTTTCGACCGGGACAGCCGCTCGATCTTGCTCCGTGGCGAGGGTTGGACAGAGAAACGGGAAGCGTCGCCGCCTATCGGCCGAGCAAGCCTTATAGGTCATCACTCCGAGCCTGA
- a CDS encoding Fic/DOC family protein: MARGPVDDPYVYPGTLTLKNKLGITDAGLLRAAEYAYTRQRTADAPPLPLTPDGFKATHKHLFGDVFPWAGQVRTVGITHPRHQEPFAFPHLIEGSLAKQFRELAANGNLVGLDAASFAEKAAHHVGELNAIHAFRDGNGRTMRLHLKQLAAGAGHDLDIARLPGKAWNDASGVSFRTADPRPLAAVIVQGLGSRERPEVEAAQAAATLSPDGLLVYAALAEKIDREMVKLTLGDKAEMRRFVADELVRREAREGPVVLTPEQRQLAAAPIAPTPAPGADVVKPELPSPPDRNRRR, from the coding sequence GTGGCACGCGGCCCGGTCGATGACCCCTACGTCTATCCCGGCACCCTCACTCTCAAAAACAAGCTCGGCATCACCGATGCGGGCCTGCTGCGCGCCGCCGAGTATGCTTATACGCGGCAGCGCACGGCGGATGCTCCACCGCTCCCGTTGACGCCGGACGGCTTCAAGGCGACCCACAAGCACCTGTTCGGAGACGTATTCCCCTGGGCCGGCCAGGTCCGAACCGTGGGCATCACCCATCCCAGACATCAAGAGCCATTCGCCTTCCCGCACCTCATCGAGGGCTCGCTCGCCAAGCAGTTCCGCGAGCTGGCGGCCAACGGAAACCTGGTCGGGCTCGATGCGGCCAGCTTTGCCGAGAAAGCCGCTCACCACGTCGGGGAACTGAACGCGATCCACGCCTTCCGGGATGGAAACGGCCGGACGATGCGGCTCCACCTGAAGCAACTCGCGGCCGGCGCCGGCCATGATCTCGACATCGCCCGCCTGCCAGGAAAGGCATGGAACGACGCCTCGGGTGTCAGCTTCCGCACCGCCGATCCCCGCCCGTTGGCCGCGGTGATCGTCCAGGGCCTCGGCTCGCGCGAGCGCCCGGAAGTCGAGGCCGCGCAGGCGGCGGCGACCCTCTCGCCGGATGGCCTCCTTGTCTATGCGGCGCTCGCCGAGAAGATCGACCGGGAGATGGTCAAGCTGACGCTTGGCGACAAAGCCGAGATGCGGCGCTTCGTGGCTGACGAGCTGGTCCGCCGGGAGGCTCGGGAGGGCCCGGTCGTGCTCACGCCGGAACAACGTCAGCTTGCCGCCGCGCCGATCGCGCCGACGCCGGCACCTGGTGCCGACGTGGTTAAGCCGGAGCTGCCTAGTCCGCCGGACAGGAATCGACGGCGATAG
- the mobC gene encoding plasmid mobilization relaxosome protein MobC, protein MGGRNGQELLSVWVPGDLAARFKAWARGTEGGASAALRRLILQAVDGVEPSLPLGATARQIGVRLKDAERVALLRAAQARRTTPANWLRSLAIVHLGRRPQWNDPEAAELREIGMEVRRVGNNLNQLARAMNVAVLAGEYPPGQGDAAREGAELLRVELRRLMAIYTGNFDYWGLPDAQRPTAQPGMKARELARQNEAKEKQRLRPRRRPARFADDGPAADNG, encoded by the coding sequence ATGGGTGGGCGAAACGGGCAAGAGCTGCTGTCGGTCTGGGTGCCAGGTGATCTGGCCGCCCGGTTCAAGGCTTGGGCCCGTGGGACGGAGGGCGGCGCCTCAGCGGCGTTGCGCCGGCTGATCCTCCAGGCCGTTGATGGCGTCGAGCCTTCCTTGCCGTTGGGCGCGACCGCCCGACAGATTGGTGTCCGCTTGAAGGACGCAGAGCGCGTTGCGCTGCTTCGTGCGGCCCAGGCGCGACGGACCACCCCGGCCAATTGGCTGCGGAGCCTGGCGATCGTGCATCTTGGGCGTCGGCCGCAGTGGAACGATCCTGAAGCTGCCGAGCTGCGCGAGATAGGCATGGAGGTCCGGCGGGTCGGCAACAACTTGAACCAGCTTGCGCGGGCCATGAACGTGGCCGTCCTGGCGGGCGAGTATCCGCCAGGTCAGGGCGATGCCGCCCGCGAGGGGGCAGAGCTTTTACGGGTCGAGTTGCGCCGGCTTATGGCGATCTACACCGGGAACTTCGACTATTGGGGCTTGCCAGACGCGCAGCGGCCGACCGCGCAACCTGGCATGAAGGCGCGCGAGTTGGCGCGTCAGAACGAGGCCAAGGAGAAGCAGCGTCTTCGCCCTCGCCGCCGGCCGGCCAGGTTTGCCGATGACGGGCCCGCAGCGGACAACGGATAG